In Roseinatronobacter monicus, a genomic segment contains:
- a CDS encoding TrbI/VirB10 family protein, translated as MSDPSDLSTRLKALEDDFVAPKAARTNSPLLIFGILGAAAIVGAGVYFALSGPETTPRMATQSARDFQIGGSAFGDMDMVRRDPPPVAPPPTATAPEPAPERPSEMTALLEQLSAMQAELAALRDTPAPADDGRASELSDLQRQIRDMQAAADQAGREAQEAARRLDRELSERNREITRLESELQMARLSQPPAQIAGDTRDLEREELERRRAAAEEARLARLNSPMLAIGGREGGSGGAESAQDASRLDDNEEFVRNVGRPAPVERANVIVNPANTVTQGSVIQASLETAIDSSLPGPIRAVVTQDVHSYDGTRILIPRGSRLTGRYSANVSIGQYRAMIAWERIILPDNQTVTISAYGGDAIGRSGVSGRVNRRFGERFGAAALISLLSSGPALAAREIESDMARDGATRVSGDLRDATGSVVSEYLSLPPIITINQGARVTVMVDRDLEIF; from the coding sequence ATGAGCGACCCTTCTGACCTTTCCACCCGCCTGAAGGCACTCGAGGATGATTTTGTAGCCCCCAAAGCGGCAAGGACCAATTCGCCCTTGCTGATATTCGGCATTCTGGGCGCAGCGGCCATTGTCGGCGCGGGCGTCTATTTTGCCCTGAGTGGTCCCGAGACCACCCCGCGCATGGCCACGCAAAGCGCGCGGGATTTCCAGATCGGTGGCTCGGCTTTTGGCGATATGGATATGGTGCGGCGTGACCCGCCGCCTGTTGCGCCACCGCCCACTGCAACGGCACCAGAACCCGCGCCAGAACGTCCAAGCGAAATGACAGCCCTTCTGGAGCAACTCTCTGCAATGCAGGCGGAATTGGCAGCCCTGCGGGACACACCCGCGCCAGCAGATGACGGGCGCGCCAGTGAGCTGTCCGATCTGCAGCGCCAGATCCGCGACATGCAGGCCGCTGCAGATCAGGCCGGGCGTGAGGCGCAAGAAGCCGCGCGCCGGCTTGATCGGGAGCTTTCCGAGCGCAACCGCGAAATCACCCGGCTGGAAAGCGAGTTGCAGATGGCGCGGCTCTCGCAACCGCCCGCCCAGATCGCAGGCGATACCCGCGATCTGGAGCGCGAAGAGTTGGAGCGTCGCCGCGCGGCCGCCGAGGAGGCCCGCCTTGCGCGCCTCAACTCGCCGATGCTGGCCATTGGCGGGCGCGAGGGCGGTAGTGGCGGGGCGGAGAGCGCGCAGGACGCAAGCCGTCTTGATGACAACGAAGAGTTTGTGCGCAATGTCGGTCGACCCGCACCTGTCGAGCGCGCCAACGTGATCGTGAATCCCGCCAACACTGTCACGCAAGGCAGCGTGATCCAGGCCTCGCTGGAGACTGCGATCGATTCCAGCCTGCCCGGACCCATTCGCGCGGTCGTCACGCAGGATGTGCATTCCTATGATGGCACGCGCATTCTGATCCCGCGCGGCAGCCGTCTTACGGGTCGCTATTCCGCCAATGTCAGCATCGGGCAATACCGCGCCATGATCGCCTGGGAGCGCATCATCCTGCCGGACAATCAAACTGTGACGATCTCGGCCTATGGCGGCGATGCGATTGGTCGCTCTGGTGTGTCGGGCCGCGTCAACCGGCGCTTTGGCGAGCGCTTTGGCGCCGCTGCGCTGATCTCGCTGCTGTCTTCCGGCCCGGCGCTCGCCGCGCGCGAGATCGAGAGTGACATGGCGCGCGATGGGGCCACGCGCGT